The following DNA comes from Pirellulales bacterium.
GGAGGAATTTGGCCTGGAGGGATTGCAAACGCGCCTCCGCCAAATGTTAGCCGATGTGCGGGAAAACTCTGGCCTCGACTGGGATACACTCTCTCCCGCGGAACTGGCGGCCCATTGGGATAAACTATACCAGACGCGATATCTGCCGGGCCTGGTGGAATATGTGGCCCATTTGCCAGAGGTCGCCGCGTGGCAAAAACTGGCTGCGGGCCTGGGCGTGACGGGCGTGGCCCTGACGCATCAACAACGGCTCAGCGCGTTGTTAGACGAATTGCCCACGACCACCCGCCCCGAAGAGTTACTGCATGAATTGCGCGCTGCGACATTATTGACGATGGACGGCAAACGGATCACCGTCAAAATGTTTAGCGAACCGGAATTTCAAGCGCTGTATAAAGAAGCCAACGAGAACCTCCGGTGGGAGCTGGACAAGTTGTTAAAAACCCTGGGATTTACGGCCGCCGCCGCCCTTCCCGCCGCCGCGCATAGTTTGCGCCTGTTGCGGCTCACCCGGCGCATCCTGGCGGAGTACGACCGGCGCAAGGCTGAATTGCCGGGATTGGACTTTGTCGATTTGCAGTCGCACGCCCGCGCCTTATTAACCGATCCCGCGCGCGCCGAATTACAATCGCGGTTGCGAGCGCAAATTCGAGTGTTGTTGGTGGATGAATTTCAGGATACAGATCCGATCCAGATTGAAATTTTGAGCGCGTTGTGCGGAACCGAGCGTTCCAGCGGCAAATTATTTTTTGTGGGGGATTTTAAGCAATCAATCTATCGTTTTCGCGGGGCGGATCCGCGCATTTTTTTACGCTTGCGGGCGGAAACCCCCCCGGCGGGACAATTGCCGCTGTCGGAAAATTTTCGCTCGCAGCCCGAATTATTGCACTTTGTCAACGCTCTATTCGCCGGAGAGTTTCGCTCGACGGGTTTGGAGTATGAACCACTTCTCCCCCGCCGCAAACAGACCGGTCCCGTACCGGCGGTGGAGTGGCTTTGGACCCCCGCCACCACCCATAAAGACCAAAGCTTGCCCGTGGAAGCGCGGTGGATCGCGCGGCGTTTGCGGCAATTGATTGATGAGGAGTTGCTGGTTTCGCAAAAGGAAAAAAGCGGGGCGATGAAACCGCTGGCCTTTGGCGATATTGCGATCCTCTTTCGCACGCTAGCCGATTCGCGCTATTACGAGGAAGCCCTGCGCGAAGCGGGCATCCCCTATTATGTGGTCGGCGGACAGGCTTTTTACAGCCAGCAAGAAATCTACGATCTGTACAACTTGCTGCAGTCGGTCCAATCCCCGGCCCATGAAATCGCCCTGGCGGGCGCGCTGCGCAGTCCGCTATTTGGATTGGCGGACGCCACGTTGTTTTGGCTGCGACACAGCGGGGGCTCCCTCGCCGAGGGGTTGTTTCATCCCCGATTGCCTGACAACTGGGACCCGCGCGAGACCGCCCAGGTCCGCCACGCGGCAAACACGCTGGCCCGTCTGCGCGCGGTGAAGGACCGCCTGCCGATTGCCGATCTGGTGCAACTGGCCCTGGACCTGACTGGATACGAGGCGACCCTGCTGGCGGAATTTTTAGGCGAGCGTAAATTAGCCAATCTACAAAAAATCGTGCAGCAAGCGCGGGTCTGCGACGCCAGCGGCGAATTGGCGTTGGGGGATTTTCTGCTGCAATTATCCGAATTTATCGCCGTCCAACCGAAGGAATCGCTGGCCGCCACCCATCCCGAGGATACCGACGTGGTCAAACTCATGACCATCCACAAATCCAAAGGATTGGAATTTCCCCTGGTGGTGTTGCCTGATTTAAATCGCCGCGAACAAGCCAGTCGCGACTGCGCGGCGTATGATAACGAGTGGGGACCGATGACCAAACCGGGGGAGGGGGAGGAAGCGGTCGTTGGCGGATTGGATTTGTATAAAAAATTAATCTCTCAGCAGGAACAAGCGGAAAGCCTGCGTTTATTGTACGTGGCGTTAACGCGGGGGGCGGATTACCTCATCTTGGCGGCGGGAATTCAACAGGAGGGGCAAATCGCCAAATTGTCCGCGCAGTGGCTGCCGTATGTGGCGCGCCGATTTGATCTGTTAACAGGTCAATGGAAGTCCCCCGAACCCGCTCCGCCGCAGCTCCCGCAAAT
Coding sequences within:
- a CDS encoding UvrD-helicase domain-containing protein produces the protein MGRARKTAAVEPANKKSPDAHTLAEPMAATGAGVDASAPLAPRTLTPQQQAALTTRDVSVALSAGAGCGKTFVLTARYLSYLDPATHGGEPLELGQIVAITFTERAAREMRTRIRQKVEERLRGADDGEAVYWTGVLRQLEGARISTFHSFCANLLRAHAVEAGLDPGFAVLDQTVSDTFLAEALQDSLRNALVAGDEDALALAEEFGLEGLQTRLRQMLADVRENSGLDWDTLSPAELAAHWDKLYQTRYLPGLVEYVAHLPEVAAWQKLAAGLGVTGVALTHQQRLSALLDELPTTTRPEELLHELRAATLLTMDGKRITVKMFSEPEFQALYKEANENLRWELDKLLKTLGFTAAAALPAAAHSLRLLRLTRRILAEYDRRKAELPGLDFVDLQSHARALLTDPARAELQSRLRAQIRVLLVDEFQDTDPIQIEILSALCGTERSSGKLFFVGDFKQSIYRFRGADPRIFLRLRAETPPAGQLPLSENFRSQPELLHFVNALFAGEFRSTGLEYEPLLPRRKQTGPVPAVEWLWTPATTHKDQSLPVEARWIARRLRQLIDEELLVSQKEKSGAMKPLAFGDIAILFRTLADSRYYEEALREAGIPYYVVGGQAFYSQQEIYDLYNLLQSVQSPAHEIALAGALRSPLFGLADATLFWLRHSGGSLAEGLFHPRLPDNWDPRETAQVRHAANTLARLRAVKDRLPIADLVQLALDLTGYEATLLAEFLGERKLANLQKIVQQARVCDASGELALGDFLLQLSEFIAVQPKESLAATHPEDTDVVKLMTIHKSKGLEFPLVVLPDLNRREQASRDCAAYDNEWGPMTKPGEGEEAVVGGLDLYKKLISQQEQAESLRLLYVALTRGADYLILAAGIQQEGQIAKLSAQWLPYVARRFDLLTGQWKSPEPAPPQLPQIRVTLQEPPPPPRQSAPRQLSAAKLLVSLEESATIIHPSADHDDRPSGGSREMGGQTARRNVAKDNTAEGLIEPLAIDGKCRQEFSVSRLSGMLLPATVPIPDEQLNFPPAPGAWDTEYNAAKPFAPSTLPKTNSAFPHRSTAIAAGGPLRPAKALHPTTVAHEDEASFDGREFGILTHAVLAKLTAENLSAAPRLAGSWIERAAEAQEITESTVTSRVARQLEKFWQSPRFAAYRDCREFRTEVEFLLPVPEDPASAPLTGLTRYVRGFLDLLYQDREGAWWIVDYKTTSLNAGNRQAVIAQYEPQLLVYGLAAARGLGIAPAGGVLHFLGTGEEYLLEWNAAREAAAESWIRRAIAAHLDISAE